CATCCTGGAGTTGGAAGAAATGCTCCCCGCTTATGTTTACGATCTTAGCATACAGAATGTAAGCTCCGAAAAAGGTGTCAGGCTCAAAAATAACCGTCTGTTTTATACCCTGAATCGTCTTCCACGTTAGGGTTGTTTCTATAGTTTACGGTTAAATGCCACAACTGACCCTTGACCCTACATATCAATTTCTTACCATTGGTAAAAAGCAGCTTGTGTGCGCTTGCCCCAGGCAGTAATCATTTTGCCCAGGCTGGGAGCGGGCGTTTTCTGATGGTTTGGTAGCAGATCGTTACTTACCTGTTTTACCCCTTCAATGGTGTAAAGGGCTTGCGGAGCTATCTCTTCCAGGCTATTTAAGAAATTTGCCAGACGGCTACGTTTACACACGGTAAATAAGATCTGGGTATTGCCCGACTGGTCATTAGCATCTACCATAGAGTAGCGATACTGGTTGTTGGAAAGATGTTCCAGCAAGGCATCAGGTATTTTTTTGCTAATAATGCGGACTACTACACTGC
This window of the Porifericola rhodea genome carries:
- a CDS encoding DUF2179 domain-containing protein, with the protein product MFEFDFFDFVFLPLMIFLARVSDVTLATVKLMFVVNNARKFAAILGFFEALITILALSRIMQDASNMAAYVMYAAGFAAGTYIGMRIEEKLAYGSVVVRIISKKIPDALLEHLSNNQYRYSMVDANDQSGNTQILFTVCKRSRLANFLNSLEEIAPQALYTIEGVKQVSNDLLPNHQKTPAPSLGKMITAWGKRTQAAFYQW